The DNA sequence TAAATGAAATCTTGAAGTTGATTTGACGTTATCAACATATTAACAAAGAAAGAAAAAAGTAGCAAAAAAAGAAAGAAACAATTATTATTACTTTTTATTATCTATTTGGAATTTTTATGAACTCTTTTTTCAACATTTTTTCTTTACCATAGTTACCTTTTATTTTGAGGCAACTGGAGTTTGGTTTAAAGATTGAACAAAAGTCTAACTAAGCAGTATTGGGTTAATTAAACTTTTAAGTTACAAAACTTCAGTTTAGAAAGGAAAATCTTTGTTCTTCTTTTTGTTAGTGTTTATTTTCTCCGGATTTGTACAAAATATACTATCACCAAAATAATATCTATGATTACAGCCTTTTTCATTTTCTAAACAAATAATTAATTTGTTATCACAGATTGCTTTTGATTTACATAATTGGAATTTTGTTTTAGGTTTAGAAGATTCAAAATTTAATTGGGACATATTTACTTTCCTGCTTTAAATTATTTTTATTTTCCCGACCCAAGAAAATTAAATGTGCATGTAAAATTGACTTGAAAATTAGATAAATTTTAAATATTTCCAAATGAAAAAGTATAATAAAATTTATTTTTTTTCTAAATTTATAGAGATATGAATTATTCAAATTATTACGGAGAGAATATTTTTACGAAAATTTTAAAAAAAGTCCTCCGAAATTTTCAATATCCTATAATCTAATAATTTCGGAGGCACAAGGGGGTAATACAAATACGTTTAAAACGTACAATGAAATTATAGAAAATATTTCATTTCAAAAAATCAGTATAAATACTTATATACAAAATTTTTTATAAAAATAATTTTTTATTCCATTATTGCACATAAATGGAATTTTTCTTTTATAAAACTTATTAATCTCAAAATATTTATTTATCAAAATAAATTCGTAAGTACAAATACTTACAATACAAGTAAAAATATTTTCAAATAACATAAATTGATAAGTATTAGTACTGATTTATTTTTTTTGTTTTTCAATTAGCTTTCCTAATCAACAAAAAGGAGTTAATATGAAAAAATTAAAATTTATTATTGCATTTTTACTAATTTTATCAAGTACTTTAATATGTCAAGAAATTGGGGAAATTTTCATTTGGGAGGAAGCAGAAAAAATGTTTGGAAATGTTTTAGAAGAACAATCAATTACAACTGAGGCATTAAAAAATGTACTGAAAAATACGATAAATAGTGTTATGTTTAATGTAAATAATTCAGAGTTGACAATTTTGGGTGATAACAGAAAAGCATTGTACTTTACTGATTCTTATTCTGAAAATAATGAGATTTTTCATTTATTCAGTAAAAGTAAACTTGAAGAACTTTTAAATCTTGGGAATAAGGAAATTTGTTTATTTCAGAAAAGAGAAAAAGCATATACTATTCAAAATGGTCAATTTATTTTAGAATACTCTATTCCTTGTCCGCCAATATGTAACTAATGAAAACTTGGGAAATTATTGCTTATTTTTCTGTATTTATTTGGACGATAGTTCCAATTTTCTATCGTTCAAATAAACATTTTTATTTTTTTCTTCTTTTTGCAATTAACGATTTGTCTTCAGTTATAATAGATATATTATTTAGTTTTTCTACGACAGCACTTTGGATTCCTTCAACATATTTAATTGTACTAAGTTTAGATAAAGATTTTTTTTTCAAACACAAATATTTTATAGGAATAGGGCTAATAATTTCTATTTTTCTTGGATTTAACTCATCCATTACTTTTCATATGTACTTTGTATTAGCATCCCAAATAATTCTATTTATTCTTTTTTCAAGATTTCTGATTTCTATTTATTTAGATGAAAATAGGATAGATATTTTTTATCTAACTATGATTTTTTATGAAGCATTAACAATTTTTAAAATAATCGCTTTTCTAAATCAACTTAGTTCGGGTTTAAATATTTATTTTGCAACTAATGCAATTCAGATTTTGATAGGTTTATTTTTAATTTATATTAGCATTAGGAGAAAAAATAATCGAGATTTGGAAGGTAACGAAGTTTTATATGAATAATAAATTTTCATTTCTTCATATTTTTTAAAACTGCATATCTTATTAGTTGTCCAACAGAATTAAATCCAAGTGTATTCATCATTCTATAACGGTGTGTTTCAACAGTTCTTTTAGAAATTTTTAATTCTATGCTAATTTGCTCTGTTGTTAAACCTTCACCAATTAAGTTTAAAATCTCAAATTGCTTATTTGTTATTCCATTTATTGATTTTTGTTTTTCTTTCTTTTCAATTTGTTCAAATCTTCCAATTATTTCTGCAAGCTCAATGTCACTTTTGTTTACGAAATATTGTTTACCTTTGTTTACAACTTTAATGGCATTAACAAGTTCATCACGCATGCTGTTTTTGCTTATAAGACCTAATCCCCCGGCTTTTAAAATTGAATAAATAAAATCATCGCCCAAATACTGCGAAAGAAACAAAATTTTTGCTTCTTTAAATTTATTTATAATTGTCGATGCAGCTTCCGGTCCGGATTTTATAGGCATATTTATATCTGAAACAATTACATCCGGCATTAGCTCAAAAAATTTTTTTTCTAAAGTTCTTCCGTCTTCAGCTTCTCCAACAATTATAATATCCGGTGAATCTTTTAAAAGGCTAATTATTCCTTCTCTAAATAAATTATGATCATCTGCAAGTAAAACTCTTATCATAAAACTCGCTCCTCAAAAAACTTAATAAAAATTGTTGTACCTTCGCCAGGAGCTGAAATTATATTCATTTTTCCATCATAATTTTCTGCTCTCTCTTTAATATTTAGCAATCCTAAGGATGATTTTCCTTCTGTGAAATATTCATTAACATTAAAACCAATTCCATCATCGGAAATTACTAGTTTAATTTGTTCATCATCTTGAATAAGTTGAATAAAAAACTCTGAACAATTTGCATGTTTTATAATATTACTTATGCTTTCTTGGCAAATTCGATAAATATTTAGTTCATGCTCTTTATTTAGTGAACCCAATTTGTAATTTGTTGTTAAGTAACCTTTAATGTGATCTTTACTATTTATTGCATCAATAATTGATGTTAATCCGGCAACAAGTCCAAACTCATTTAAAATTCTCGGTCTTAATTGATGTGAAATATCTCTAATTTCCACAGCCAATTCATCAATTAAATTTATCATTTTTACAATTTCAGTATTATGATTAATTTTATTTTCACTTTGCAGATTTTGTAAATTAAGTTTTAACATTAATAAATTTTGACCAACACTATCATGCAGCTCTTTTCCTAATCGATCTTTTTCTTCTTCATTTAAACTCTCAACTTTTGATTTAAGCTGCTTAAGACTTTCTTGATTTTTCTTAATTAAAGTTTCATATTCAATTCTTTGAGTAATATCTCTTAAATAAATATGACTAAATCCAAATGGTTCTATTTCTTTTGTAACGGCACTATAAAATTTATTTCGATAAGAAATTTCAACTGATTTTTCATTCAGCATATTTTCCTTAAAATTTCCGAAAATATCAAATACGTTTTTTCCTAATAACTTTTTTCCAAATTCATTTTCTGCACAATTATTTAATTCTATTATAATAAAATTTTTATCAATACGAATTACCGGATCCGGATCAACTTCGGCAAATAATGCCATTAATTTTAAATTTTTTAACTCAAGTTCAGCTTTATTTTTTCTTAGCGGACTTATATACTCTTTCTTAATCAGACTAATAACTATAACCAATAAAACAATTATTGTAACCCCATAAATTAATGGGTTATCTAAAGTATAAAATACGCTGAAAATATCTGTTGGTTCCATAAAAATATTTAATTAACTCATTTTTTTAAACAAATAAAACTATAAGTATAATTACTTACAATTTTTAAATAAATTATATTTTTGTATAAAAATAATTAAAAGTGAACGAAAAAGAGAAAATAATTTCTGATTTAATGCGTAAGTATTT is a window from the Ignavibacteriota bacterium genome containing:
- a CDS encoding response regulator transcription factor — its product is MIRVLLADDHNLFREGIISLLKDSPDIIIVGEAEDGRTLEKKFFELMPDVIVSDINMPIKSGPEAASTIINKFKEAKILFLSQYLGDDFIYSILKAGGLGLISKNSMRDELVNAIKVVNKGKQYFVNKSDIELAEIIGRFEQIEKKEKQKSINGITNKQFEILNLIGEGLTTEQISIELKISKRTVETHRYRMMNTLGFNSVGQLIRYAVLKNMKK
- a CDS encoding sensor histidine kinase — its product is MEPTDIFSVFYTLDNPLIYGVTIIVLLVIVISLIKKEYISPLRKNKAELELKNLKLMALFAEVDPDPVIRIDKNFIIIELNNCAENEFGKKLLGKNVFDIFGNFKENMLNEKSVEISYRNKFYSAVTKEIEPFGFSHIYLRDITQRIEYETLIKKNQESLKQLKSKVESLNEEEKDRLGKELHDSVGQNLLMLKLNLQNLQSENKINHNTEIVKMINLIDELAVEIRDISHQLRPRILNEFGLVAGLTSIIDAINSKDHIKGYLTTNYKLGSLNKEHELNIYRICQESISNIIKHANCSEFFIQLIQDDEQIKLVISDDGIGFNVNEYFTEGKSSLGLLNIKERAENYDGKMNIISAPGEGTTIFIKFFEERVL